GGGAGCGGATTCGGCGGTCGCTGAGGCGGGTCAAGCGGGTCGTCTGGCTCAGGCTCCGGTCGGCTCGCCGGTTCCGGAGGCTCGTCTGGGCCAGGCTCTGCAGATCGGTCCGGCTTCATCTCCACGGCGGCACGGCTGTTCTTGCGTCTACTACTGCAACGGCaacagaggaaggagaaggaggtcGAGCTTCTTCCGCCTTCTCAATCCCCAGCAGTAGTCACAGCAATAGCTACGACTGCTTCAGTAGTGCCAAAACCATAAGGAAAGATGACATTTTTTCACCTTTGTTCCTTtgccccttttttctttattttagttttattttcctttgtgctCTGCATGTTAGATCGAATCTTGGTGATGATTGGTAGGAACGTGATGATTTGCTCTTTAGTTCAGTTCAGATGTTGCAGTAGTTCTCTGGTCTGTCCCTTTATATTCTCTGCTCCCTTTATAATGATAGAAAGGAGTTATTTTCCAAGTAAATTAAATCAAATACCAGCTGCTCCAGGATGCAATAATCTCTTTGGTATGCAGGAACACCCGCAACCTTCGAttccaaaattacaaattttaaaagaaaagtgtGTTTAGAAGACCATCATCGTTGTCTCTTCTTCTGCATAAGCAGTTTAAGCAGAAAATAGATCAGAAAATAGAACtgcccattctctctctctctctctctctgggagAGTGCGGATGTTGGTGTCAGTGTCCGTTTCTTCTCTGGTTCATATTTTAGTCAACATAGTTTATGGTGAAGCCATGAgaaagccgagagagagagagagtaggacACGGCGATACATTAAAGAACGATGGTAACGGGGGCAAGATGGGATGGAACCCACTTAATTACGCCCTGTATTCCTggtttctgttttattttttatccttCTCTTTGATTTTAGCAGCAAGGAGGCATTGAACGAATGGTAGGTTCTCACTGCTTGGAAAAGCAGAGGCAGCCCTGCTTTCAGCCATGGGGGGAGGACCTCCTCGTTGTTCTAGCAACTGCAAATTCTTcatttaagaaagaaaaagaaaaaatgaattctGGGGCAGCATCTTTATTTTCTGCAACTATAATAACTATAATTTGTCTAGAGtggttaagaaaagaaaagaaatccatGGGACCATATTCTGTCGGTCATGGCATTTACCTTATCCAGACATGCCATATGCCTGTGAATTCTTGTGGGGTCTTGGCGATGGATAGTCTAAGCTTTTAAGTAAAACATCGAATTCTAAtactcttcttttatttattggtAAATACCATCGAAAACCAATCTAGTTCTCTATTACACAATTATCCCGATCTCATCTTCATCGTGCAATAAATTTTAAAGTGGTTTTCGAAAGACACCTACAAAAGctaattttcttctcaaaaaatcttaaattttgcGTCTCATTGTACATTTGCTCTAAAATTAATTTCCATCTCCCAAAAACTTTCAAACCGGCACCTTGACTATCTACCCCATTGAAATATATACATGTGAATACACGTGAATTTTCCATGTAGGATATGTCATTCTCCATGTGAGATTTGTTTTGGTAGTCATCTCGTGTGTCAACACATTTGCATTTCAACGGGATGTTAGcgagatgaaaattaatttggaggtaaatgtgtcatagaaCATCAGCTTGAGAtatttcattgttttaattCCTTATTCATTTATCTATAATGTCTATCCCCCAAATTCCATTACATTTACATTTGTAATTTAGCGGAAGGTCGAATTCATATACGAAGAAAAAGATCCGGTGACTCATGATGCGTATACATTGCAAAAGGTTATCTAACACACCCCGTAATGCAATTTGGGGTTCCGAGCGATCCGATCTTGCGAAAAGCCGACATGATAAACGTTATTTCAAGTCaaagtcaacatttttttttttactcagatCCATTGTCTTACAACTACGTTGATTGTTGATGACGCTCTCTCAGATGGTTAGGAACCCTTGAGCTGTCATGAAAGGCGGCAAAAACAGGAAAGAAAGCAATGCTCCGAATAGTGAAGTAAAATCAAGAATCAGATTTCCATGTCCCTAACTTAAGGTAGGGGGAAAACAGGAGACTCTAGGTTAGGAGGAGCTGGCATTCCACTAAAGTCAAACTGCGGATGAGAGATGTAGCCAAAGTACTAGGAAAAATTTGAGAACATTatagtaataataaaaaagaacaagaaagagaagcgagaagagagtagagagagaaagttcaAGTGGCGTGTCATCTACTTCTTTGCACATACACATGCAGTTGCTGTTCAGCTTGACTACAGCAACAGCAACGAAAGTCACATTGGTCTTGGCTCTCTCTGCAAGTACAGTCTGAACTGGTGTTTGTCTCACTCCtcctttgtttgattctttggGCTCCATTGCTCTTTTGTACCCAGCATCACCTGGTGACTCGGGAGGACCATGTCCCACCCCAACTCACCAGATTTTGGATCTTTACtgccttttttctttgatgatagcTTATGATCTGTCTCAAGATTATGATATCTATGACATGATTGAGTTAGTCaatgcatgagagagagacagtGAAGTGCCACCTATCTCGACAATTAGCCCATCCTACCTTGTCCCATCGGGCaagactgagagagagagagagagaggaacctcCAGTCTCTCATTCCATGCAaggttcttttcattttaagcAAGACAAAGTCATCACACGAGAGTTGATTCCTTCACTAATAAGGAAGAAGTTATAAAGCTAAAAATGGCAGATCATACTAAACATCTCGAGGAAGAAAGCCTGCAATGGAAACACTTTGATCGGATGAGTATATCCGCATTTCAAAAGCTTTTAGAAACATCAATATCGGAACTAAATTTACCGCCATCTCAACCCCGCCTTTCTGTTACCACTAGACTTCAAGATCATTGGCCATCATGTTATTGAGTCGGCTACAATTTCTTAGTTTTATGGGTTCTAATAGTAATAATATGATTACCCATTAGGTAAAAACAAaaatggtccataaactttgatccaatatgcaatgtagtttatgaatttttaatttgttcaatatactTTTTGAACTTTAGTCCAATTTGTAATGTCATCCCTCTActttttatttgtcaaatatatttcacaaactttaatttaatgtgcaatgttgttcttaaatttattcaaagtaattcatgaactattgataaatgtttaatataaccctaaattatatgaaaatgtctaAAAGTTTAGAGACGACAATGCATGATGGATTAAATTTAGAAACCATTTGTGCCATGTTTTTATTATCCATGTAAATGCGAttctaaaaacagaaaaaataaataaatataaaaagctACAGGGAGATATTCCTGTACGCT
The nucleotide sequence above comes from Eucalyptus grandis isolate ANBG69807.140 chromosome 2, ASM1654582v1, whole genome shotgun sequence. Encoded proteins:
- the LOC104426552 gene encoding uncharacterized protein LOC104426552, whose protein sequence is MDSSAGGGYGCNYGYRMMEKRQLFLRSYQFSRKRSLGERIRRSLRRVKRVVWLRLRSARRFRRLVWARLCRSVRLHLHGGTAVLASTTATATEEGEGGRASSAFSIPSSSHSNSYDCFTYDLSQDYDIYDMIELVNA